A genomic region of Desulfosarcina ovata subsp. ovata contains the following coding sequences:
- a CDS encoding hydantoinase/oxoprolinase family protein, whose amino-acid sequence MSANCYRLGCDIGGTFTDFVLLNDQTGELSVHKCLTTPNDPSDAVEIGIQALTGNVPGCLEKLDEIIHGTTLVINSIIERKGVKTGLITTKGFRDVLELGRESRYAVYDVFCEYPQPLVPRRYRLEVDERLRSDGSVIKPLNREEARGVVRDLLAMGVESIAVCLLNSFENPKHELMLQEIIQEEAPGMSVSISFDVLPQIKEYERTSTTVTNAYVKPITEKYLDKLTDRLESIGVKSKLFIMLSSGGITSVETASKFPVRIIESGPTAAVISGQYYSKLFNIPEIFCFDMGGTTAKSCLIQEGVAGVVPTFEVGRVQRFAKGSGLTIQVPVVDLMEIGAGGGSIAGVSKMGTLQVGPESAGADPGPICYDQGGMYPCVTDADLLLGYLNPDYFLGGEMALNLDKAQEGIKTMIADPLNVSSIQATWGIHDLINETMAAAAKTHIAEKGGNPKLVTIVAFGGAGPVHAYGLAKKLGAPRLIIPPNAGVGSAMGFFTAPRAFDLVRSHKVSLEGADFAEIESIFKSMEAEGLKTVMKTGGGEDVTFERSIDVRFVGQGSETNIDVPSTDFTRLNMADIRERYDNIYEKLFGRTYPDSPVEFINFKVRASLPARLLTLQERDFSHNSLGGARKGSRPAFSEIAGDFVHYTVYDRYLLPADVSFKGPAIIEEKESTVIVGEDASVSMDRYGFLWIDLEDE is encoded by the coding sequence ATGTCAGCTAACTGTTATCGGCTTGGATGCGATATCGGTGGTACATTCACCGATTTCGTGCTCCTTAACGACCAGACAGGAGAACTCTCCGTCCATAAGTGCCTGACCACGCCCAATGATCCATCCGATGCCGTGGAAATCGGTATCCAGGCATTGACCGGCAACGTTCCCGGATGTCTGGAAAAACTCGACGAAATCATTCATGGCACGACCCTGGTCATCAACTCCATCATCGAAAGAAAAGGGGTCAAAACCGGTTTGATCACCACCAAAGGCTTTCGCGACGTGCTCGAACTGGGCCGTGAGAGCCGTTACGCCGTCTATGACGTATTCTGCGAGTACCCCCAACCGCTGGTGCCGCGGCGCTATCGCCTGGAGGTGGACGAGCGCCTCAGGAGCGACGGATCGGTGATCAAGCCGCTGAACCGGGAAGAGGCCCGCGGGGTCGTCCGGGACCTGCTGGCCATGGGCGTCGAATCCATTGCCGTCTGCCTGCTCAATTCCTTTGAGAATCCCAAGCATGAACTGATGTTGCAGGAGATCATCCAGGAAGAGGCGCCGGGGATGTCGGTATCGATCTCCTTCGATGTCCTGCCTCAAATCAAGGAATACGAACGCACGAGCACTACGGTTACCAACGCCTATGTGAAACCCATCACCGAGAAATATCTCGACAAGCTGACCGATCGCCTGGAATCCATCGGGGTAAAGAGCAAGCTGTTCATTATGCTTTCCAGCGGCGGCATCACATCGGTCGAGACCGCGTCCAAATTTCCGGTCCGCATCATCGAGTCCGGTCCCACCGCGGCCGTCATTTCGGGTCAATACTACAGCAAACTCTTCAATATACCGGAGATTTTCTGTTTCGACATGGGGGGGACCACCGCAAAGTCGTGCCTGATCCAGGAAGGCGTTGCGGGGGTCGTACCGACCTTTGAGGTCGGGCGCGTTCAGCGCTTCGCCAAGGGCAGCGGGTTGACCATTCAGGTGCCGGTGGTGGATCTCATGGAGATCGGCGCCGGTGGGGGGTCAATTGCCGGTGTCAGCAAAATGGGGACGTTGCAGGTCGGCCCTGAGAGTGCCGGCGCCGATCCGGGGCCCATCTGCTACGACCAAGGCGGCATGTATCCCTGCGTCACCGACGCCGACCTGCTGCTGGGATACTTGAACCCGGACTATTTTCTCGGCGGCGAGATGGCCCTCAACCTGGATAAGGCGCAAGAGGGAATCAAGACCATGATCGCCGATCCACTGAACGTCTCTTCCATCCAGGCCACCTGGGGCATCCACGATCTGATCAATGAAACCATGGCCGCCGCCGCGAAAACCCATATCGCCGAGAAAGGTGGCAATCCGAAGCTGGTGACCATTGTCGCCTTCGGCGGCGCAGGTCCCGTGCACGCCTATGGCTTGGCCAAAAAGCTGGGTGCCCCGCGCCTGATCATTCCGCCCAATGCGGGGGTTGGCTCGGCGATGGGGTTTTTCACGGCGCCACGCGCATTTGATCTCGTCCGCAGTCACAAGGTCAGCCTGGAAGGTGCCGACTTTGCTGAAATCGAATCGATTTTCAAGTCCATGGAGGCCGAGGGACTCAAAACCGTCATGAAAACAGGAGGCGGAGAGGACGTCACCTTTGAACGGTCCATCGACGTCAGATTCGTGGGGCAGGGCTCCGAAACCAATATCGACGTACCGTCAACGGATTTCACCCGTCTGAACATGGCTGACATCCGCGAGCGGTACGACAACATTTATGAAAAACTCTTTGGGCGAACCTATCCGGACTCTCCCGTGGAATTTATCAATTTCAAGGTGCGCGCCAGTCTTCCCGCCCGGTTGTTGACACTCCAGGAAAGGGACTTTTCGCACAATTCCCTTGGGGGGGCGAGGAAAGGCAGCCGTCCGGCCTTCTCTGAAATTGCCGGGGATTTCGTTCATTACACAGTGTACGACCGTTACCTGTTACCGGCCGATGTCAGTTTCAAAGGACCTGCCATCATAGAGGAAAAAGAATCCACAGTCATTGTCGGCGAAGATGCGTCGGTATCCATGGACCGCTACGGGTTTTTGTGGATCGATCTGGAGGATGAATAA
- a CDS encoding hydantoinase B/oxoprolinase family protein translates to MKRKFDPITLEILWRRLISIVDEADGSVARTAFSSLLRDAHDYTCMFTDRRGRELAQGSFVTPGQSGAMAIGVRKLVSGLDESSLHPGDIFITNDPWALAGHLNDVCVLSPIFHQKKLVAYTACVFHHSDIGGRVSSDNHDVFEDGLFIPFVKLYQAGELNEAVLEMIRWNVRTPDEVIGDIRSQISANHVCAEKICRMLEEYNMDCLDDLADEIIDRTEKSMRLSISQVPSGVYRAEGIIEQMDGREDLVVKAAVTVDNGNITVDLDGSSGQVDWGGNVVYNFTYAYVFMALKSMFDPELPNNHGCSRPIVLKAPVGSIVNCKFPVAVAARMQIGHFVTEIIYRAMAQVLPDRVVAASGGTPAAMNIFYGKRGDGQPFHSVIIRGGGMGASEDADGPHVYIFPANGANTPVEIFESDTPIIVEQRSVIADSGGPGKQRGGLGKVEVFRIPDDAYAPSGPVNLGIQAGRFRYPPHGLADGQYGQLAQFSVNGNPGNPYGLTQLVPGDVITMDAAGGGGYGPPLERDIELVANDVLDGYVSLHNAKTIYGVIIDPATMAVDMEATLSYRATQRKIP, encoded by the coding sequence ATGAAACGGAAATTCGATCCGATTACCCTGGAAATCCTATGGCGGCGGCTGATCTCCATCGTGGACGAGGCCGATGGTTCCGTGGCCAGAACGGCATTTTCCAGCTTGTTGCGGGACGCCCATGATTACACGTGCATGTTTACCGACCGGCGGGGAAGGGAACTGGCCCAGGGTTCATTTGTTACCCCCGGCCAATCCGGGGCCATGGCCATCGGCGTAAGAAAACTGGTTTCCGGACTGGATGAATCCAGCTTGCATCCGGGTGACATCTTCATCACCAACGATCCCTGGGCCCTGGCCGGCCATTTGAATGACGTCTGCGTGCTGTCTCCCATCTTCCATCAAAAAAAGCTGGTGGCTTATACGGCATGCGTGTTTCACCATTCGGACATCGGTGGCCGGGTCTCTTCGGACAACCATGATGTCTTTGAGGACGGGCTGTTTATCCCCTTCGTGAAACTCTACCAGGCGGGCGAGCTGAACGAGGCCGTGCTGGAAATGATTCGCTGGAATGTCCGCACACCGGATGAGGTCATCGGTGATATCCGGTCCCAGATTTCCGCCAATCATGTATGCGCCGAGAAAATCTGCCGCATGCTGGAAGAGTACAACATGGATTGCCTCGACGATCTGGCCGACGAGATCATCGATCGCACGGAAAAAAGCATGCGCCTATCCATCAGTCAGGTGCCTAGCGGGGTTTACCGTGCCGAGGGAATCATCGAGCAGATGGACGGGCGTGAGGATCTGGTGGTCAAGGCCGCGGTGACGGTGGACAATGGAAACATCACCGTCGATTTGGATGGTTCCTCAGGCCAGGTGGACTGGGGCGGCAACGTCGTCTACAATTTTACCTACGCCTATGTCTTCATGGCCTTGAAAAGCATGTTCGATCCGGAACTGCCCAACAATCACGGGTGTTCCCGGCCCATTGTGCTCAAGGCACCGGTGGGCAGCATCGTCAATTGCAAGTTCCCGGTGGCCGTGGCGGCCCGAATGCAGATCGGTCACTTTGTCACGGAAATCATTTATCGCGCCATGGCCCAGGTGCTGCCCGACCGGGTCGTTGCCGCCTCGGGCGGGACCCCGGCGGCCATGAATATCTTCTACGGCAAACGAGGCGACGGCCAGCCCTTCCATTCGGTGATCATCCGCGGCGGCGGCATGGGTGCCAGCGAAGACGCGGATGGTCCGCATGTCTATATCTTTCCCGCCAACGGGGCCAATACACCCGTTGAGATTTTCGAGAGCGACACACCGATTATCGTTGAGCAGAGAAGCGTGATTGCCGATTCCGGCGGGCCGGGCAAGCAGCGCGGTGGGTTGGGAAAGGTAGAGGTGTTCCGCATTCCCGACGACGCGTATGCCCCATCCGGTCCCGTGAACCTGGGTATCCAGGCGGGACGTTTTCGCTATCCGCCGCATGGATTGGCCGATGGCCAATATGGTCAGCTGGCGCAATTTTCCGTAAATGGCAATCCGGGAAATCCCTACGGTCTGACGCAACTGGTACCCGGCGATGTCATCACCATGGACGCCGCTGGAGGCGGTGGGTATGGCCCGCCTTTGGAGCGGGACATCGAGTTGGTGGCAAATGATGTTTTAGATGGCTATGTGAGTCTTCATAATGCCAAAACAATTTATGGCGTAATCATCGACCCGGCGACCATGGCGGTCGATATGGAGGCAACGCTCTCATACCGCGCAACCCAACGGAAGATACCATAA